From Chryseobacterium sp. H1D6B, a single genomic window includes:
- the yihA gene encoding ribosome biogenesis GTP-binding protein YihA/YsxC, with protein sequence MVIKTAEFVKSSGKWQECPEPTIPEYAFIGRSNVGKSSLINAMMNRKDLAKTSGTPGKTQLINHFIINENWYLTDLPGYGYAKVSKVKRKDFEKLITNYILERRNLVNLFILVDARHTPQKIDLEFIEWCGESGIPFSIVFTKADKLKPNVVIKNVEDYKTELQKTWADLPEIYVTSAEKKEGGDEILKFIEKTNDFLIQNSVNFNE encoded by the coding sequence ATGGTTATTAAAACAGCAGAGTTTGTAAAAAGCAGCGGGAAATGGCAGGAATGTCCTGAACCTACAATTCCTGAGTATGCGTTTATCGGGAGGTCTAATGTTGGGAAATCATCATTGATCAATGCAATGATGAACAGGAAAGATTTGGCAAAAACTTCTGGAACGCCGGGGAAAACGCAGCTTATTAATCATTTTATAATTAATGAGAACTGGTATCTTACCGATCTTCCGGGATACGGATATGCAAAAGTTTCAAAGGTTAAAAGAAAGGATTTTGAAAAACTGATCACCAATTATATTTTAGAGAGAAGAAATCTTGTTAATCTATTCATTTTAGTAGACGCAAGACATACGCCGCAGAAAATAGATCTTGAATTTATTGAATGGTGCGGGGAAAGCGGAATTCCTTTTTCAATTGTGTTTACAAAAGCGGATAAATTAAAGCCTAATGTTGTGATCAAGAATGTGGAAGATTACAAGACTGAGCTTCAGAAAACATGGGCAGATCTGCCGGAAATATATGTTACTTCTGCAGAAAAGAAAGAAGGAGGTGATGAAATATTGAAGTTTATAGAGAAGACCAATGATTTTTTAATACAAAACAGCGTAAATTTTAATGAGTAA
- a CDS encoding GNAT family N-acetyltransferase: protein MSNIVWKIKTFDEFTVPELYQVIKARVDVFVVEQNCPYHDLDGYDQKAVHIWAEEDGVVLAYCRVFNKGIKYEETSLGRVLTTENGRGKSLGKQLIRYAVETIENRFHTSEIRISAQDYLLRFYSEFGFEDTGKKYLEDNIPHTEMIRK, encoded by the coding sequence ATGAGTAATATTGTTTGGAAAATTAAAACGTTTGACGAATTTACAGTTCCGGAATTATATCAAGTTATAAAGGCACGTGTAGATGTTTTTGTGGTTGAACAGAACTGTCCTTACCACGATCTGGATGGTTACGATCAAAAAGCTGTTCATATCTGGGCTGAAGAAGACGGGGTAGTTTTAGCCTACTGCAGGGTTTTCAATAAAGGAATAAAATATGAAGAAACTTCTTTGGGCAGAGTTTTAACAACGGAGAATGGAAGAGGGAAAAGTCTAGGAAAACAATTGATAAGATATGCTGTAGAGACTATAGAAAATAGATTTCATACTTCTGAGATCAGAATTTCTGCGCAGGATTATTTATTAAGATTCTACTCGGAATTCGGTTTTGAAGATACAGGGAAGAAATATTTGGAAGACAATATTCCGCACACGGAAATGATAAGAAAATAA
- the mraZ gene encoding division/cell wall cluster transcriptional repressor MraZ, giving the protein MKNFIGTYECKIDDKGRLKVPASLIKQMEDFDDKTFVVKRSVFQPCLEVYPMKAWDKLMDKINKLNRFIKKNADFIRMFTAGVKTVELDNAGRLQISKDLTLFASLTKDIVITSAGELFEIWDKEAYEKVISTNEADFASLAEDVMGSFDEE; this is encoded by the coding sequence ATGAAGAATTTCATTGGAACATATGAGTGCAAAATAGACGACAAAGGTCGCTTAAAAGTGCCTGCATCGCTGATCAAGCAGATGGAGGACTTTGACGATAAGACTTTTGTAGTCAAGCGTTCCGTGTTTCAACCTTGTCTGGAAGTGTACCCTATGAAAGCCTGGGATAAGCTGATGGACAAAATTAATAAATTAAACAGATTCATTAAAAAGAATGCTGATTTCATAAGAATGTTTACGGCAGGCGTAAAAACAGTAGAGTTGGATAATGCGGGAAGGCTCCAGATCTCAAAAGATTTAACCCTTTTTGCCAGTCTTACAAAAGATATTGTGATAACCAGCGCGGGAGAGCTTTTTGAAATTTGGGATAAAGAAGCCTATGAGAAGGTGATTTCTACCAATGAAGCCGATTTCGCAAGCCTTGCCGAAGATGTGATGGGCTCTTTCGATGAAGAATAA
- a CDS encoding penicillin-binding transpeptidase domain-containing protein, whose product MQKQNEYDNKRKKTLRWGYLFAVVALSVFVLFLGRIIILQNTNVQEIKDDYINKNYREATLKAARGNLFASDGSILATTVMRYDIYLDFKTMKDTVYSNSIGALTDSLSSMFGKPRSEFRKRFDEQKKHKNQYYSLVKGLDFDEYDRIRNFPIFKRGKNKGGFIVDRNYKRELATSEIGAGTIGMDNAEYKSGLEGAFSKYLTGTDGKRLEQRINSSQWKPIDFWKVQEPIDGEDVYTTLDLRIQDIAHSALEKQLVNFEAKHGTVIVMEVETGKVRALVNLRRTDSGDYEDSYNYALKDNIEPGSTFKTISLLAAMDDGFIDENTTVNVGNGVWTYAKQRISDGHGGGTYDISDVLAKSSNVGTSKLITKYYADKPQIFLDHLKRWKLFDKMDIEIPGIAKPKIVTPQNKRWNAATLASISYGYSSNINLLQLTTFYNGVANGGKMLKPLFIDKIMKDGKVMYNAKPEVMVNKMASEKAVKMMTSALTKAVEKGTGRSIFTPNLKMAGKTGTARFEYWLPGPMKYRASFAGFYPADKPKYTCYVMISEPNTSIGFYGATVSAPVFKEIAGKTFLKTPQNIEKEMLVDRKVNLNKMVEPNVKIAVNNKQMPNVVGLIGKNVIPQLENLGYRIDFKGVGRIKEQFPLEGTTISKNQRIYLSLQN is encoded by the coding sequence ATGCAAAAACAAAATGAATACGATAACAAACGTAAAAAAACGTTACGTTGGGGCTACCTCTTTGCAGTGGTAGCTTTGTCCGTGTTTGTCCTGTTTTTGGGGAGAATCATTATCCTCCAGAATACTAACGTTCAGGAAATTAAAGACGATTACATTAATAAAAACTACCGTGAAGCAACATTAAAGGCTGCACGCGGGAATTTATTTGCATCAGACGGTTCTATTTTAGCTACTACTGTGATGCGCTATGACATTTATCTTGATTTCAAAACAATGAAGGATACGGTCTACAGCAACAGCATTGGAGCTTTAACAGATTCTTTAAGCAGTATGTTCGGGAAACCGAGAAGCGAATTCAGAAAAAGATTTGACGAACAGAAGAAACATAAAAATCAATACTATTCATTAGTAAAAGGATTAGACTTTGATGAATACGACAGAATCCGAAACTTTCCCATCTTTAAAAGAGGAAAAAATAAAGGAGGATTTATCGTTGACAGAAACTATAAAAGAGAATTAGCAACCTCAGAGATCGGAGCAGGAACCATCGGAATGGATAATGCTGAATACAAATCCGGTCTGGAAGGAGCTTTTTCAAAATATTTAACCGGAACAGACGGAAAAAGACTGGAACAGAGAATCAATTCTTCTCAATGGAAGCCGATTGATTTCTGGAAAGTTCAGGAACCTATTGACGGAGAAGACGTCTACACGACTTTAGACCTTAGAATTCAAGATATAGCACACTCTGCCCTTGAAAAACAGCTTGTTAATTTCGAAGCAAAGCATGGAACCGTTATCGTAATGGAAGTGGAAACAGGAAAAGTTCGTGCTTTGGTTAATCTAAGAAGAACTGATTCCGGAGACTATGAAGATTCTTACAACTATGCTTTAAAGGATAATATTGAACCCGGATCTACCTTCAAAACAATTTCGCTTTTAGCGGCAATGGACGATGGGTTTATTGATGAAAATACAACCGTAAATGTAGGAAACGGAGTCTGGACCTATGCTAAACAGAGAATTTCTGACGGCCACGGCGGCGGAACTTATGACATCAGTGATGTACTTGCAAAATCCAGTAACGTAGGAACTTCAAAGCTGATTACTAAATATTACGCAGATAAACCTCAAATTTTCCTCGATCATTTAAAACGGTGGAAATTATTTGATAAAATGGATATTGAAATCCCAGGAATAGCTAAACCCAAGATTGTAACCCCTCAAAATAAAAGATGGAATGCCGCAACATTAGCTTCTATTTCCTACGGATATTCCTCGAATATTAATCTGCTGCAGCTTACAACTTTCTACAACGGAGTTGCCAATGGCGGTAAAATGCTGAAGCCTTTATTCATCGATAAGATCATGAAAGACGGCAAGGTAATGTATAATGCCAAACCAGAAGTAATGGTGAATAAAATGGCCTCTGAAAAAGCGGTCAAAATGATGACAAGTGCATTAACCAAAGCGGTAGAGAAAGGAACAGGGAGAAGTATTTTTACTCCCAACTTAAAAATGGCGGGTAAAACAGGCACTGCAAGATTTGAATACTGGCTTCCCGGCCCAATGAAATACCGGGCTTCTTTCGCAGGATTTTATCCGGCTGATAAACCGAAGTATACTTGTTATGTAATGATCAGCGAGCCCAATACTTCTATTGGTTTTTATGGAGCAACGGTATCAGCACCGGTTTTCAAAGAAATTGCAGGAAAAACGTTCTTAAAAACACCTCAAAATATTGAAAAAGAAATGCTTGTTGACAGAAAGGTAAACCTCAACAAAATGGTTGAACCCAACGTAAAAATAGCAGTCAATAATAAGCAGATGCCCAATGTAGTAGGATTAATCGGTAAGAATGTAATTCCCCAGCTGGAAAATCTAGGATACCGAATCGACTTTAAAGGAGTGGGAAGAATAAAAGAACAATTCCCATTAGAGGGCACAACAATTAGTAAAAACCAGAGAATTTATTTATCTCTGCAAAATTAA
- a CDS encoding alpha/beta hydrolase, which translates to MIFSTKKEKKYTFVEAGEGHPLVLLHGLMGGLSNFDKMVNFFSEKGFKVYVPQLPIYDLPVLNTNLTTLAKYIIKFIDSHISEPVTIVGNSMGGHVGLILALARPDLVKNLVLTGSSGLYERTFGDSFPRKNDRSYIRKKTEEVFYDPAVATEDLVDEVFGVVNDRMKGIKTVMLARSAIKHNMLSDLPKIACPTCLIWGKQDNVTPPEVAEDMNKFIPNSDLFWIDKCGHAAMMEKPDEFNEILYNWLKDKV; encoded by the coding sequence ATGATATTTAGTACAAAAAAAGAAAAGAAATATACTTTTGTAGAGGCGGGAGAAGGACATCCATTGGTGCTGTTGCACGGTTTAATGGGTGGTTTGAGTAATTTCGATAAGATGGTAAATTTTTTTTCAGAGAAGGGATTTAAGGTGTATGTTCCTCAATTACCGATTTACGATTTACCGGTACTCAATACTAATCTTACGACTCTTGCAAAATATATTATCAAGTTTATAGACAGTCATATTTCAGAACCTGTAACTATTGTTGGAAATTCAATGGGCGGACATGTTGGGCTTATACTCGCTTTAGCAAGACCTGATCTCGTGAAAAATCTTGTTTTAACAGGGAGTTCTGGTTTATATGAAAGAACATTTGGAGACAGCTTTCCAAGAAAAAATGACAGATCCTATATAAGGAAGAAAACGGAAGAGGTTTTTTATGATCCGGCTGTGGCTACTGAAGATCTGGTAGACGAAGTGTTCGGTGTCGTAAACGACAGAATGAAAGGGATAAAAACGGTGATGCTTGCAAGAAGTGCTATCAAACATAATATGCTGAGTGATCTTCCAAAGATCGCATGTCCTACCTGTCTTATCTGGGGAAAACAGGATAATGTGACTCCTCCGGAAGTAGCAGAAGATATGAATAAGTTTATTCCAAATTCAGATTTATTCTGGATTGATAAATGCGGCCACGCAGCAATGATGGAAAAGCCAGATGAATTCAACGAAATTCTTTACAACTGGTTAAAAGATAAAGTATAA
- the mraY gene encoding phospho-N-acetylmuramoyl-pentapeptide-transferase: MLYYLYEYLTSQGIHIPGLGMLKYISFRAGMAVLLSLIIALVYGKRIINYLRAKQMGELVRDLGLDGQKQKEGTPTMGGLIIILATMIPVLLFTRIFNVYIVLLIISVLWMGSIGFLDDYLKKIKKNKDGLSGKFKIVGQVGLGLIIGVTMYFHPDITVKRKYADAKVVNRNNVEQNFMPTEKITVSTVPFAKNNEFDYSGMLFWMNDKDAHEWAWIVFIPIVIFIVTAVSNGANITDGIDGLAAGTSTVILLTLAFFAYISGNIIFADYLNIMFLPNMGETTIFVVAMVGAVIGFFWYNTYPAQVFMGDTGSLMLGGVIAVLAIILRKELMIPVLCGIFLIENISVMLQVIVFKYRKKKYGLEYAQNNRLFKMSPLHHHYQKEGFHESKIVNRMVIIGVMLAIVCLITLKVR, from the coding sequence ATGTTATACTATCTATACGAATATCTTACCAGTCAAGGAATCCACATCCCGGGATTAGGAATGCTGAAATACATTTCTTTCCGTGCCGGAATGGCGGTTCTATTGTCTTTGATCATCGCTTTGGTGTATGGTAAGAGAATCATTAATTATCTGAGAGCAAAACAAATGGGTGAACTCGTTCGTGATCTTGGATTAGACGGCCAGAAGCAAAAAGAAGGAACTCCTACAATGGGAGGTCTGATCATTATTTTGGCTACTATGATCCCTGTCCTGCTTTTTACGAGAATCTTTAATGTTTACATCGTCCTTTTGATTATCTCTGTCCTTTGGATGGGATCGATTGGATTTTTGGATGATTATTTAAAGAAAATAAAGAAAAATAAGGACGGACTAAGCGGAAAATTCAAAATTGTAGGCCAGGTCGGACTAGGTCTGATCATCGGTGTTACCATGTATTTTCACCCGGACATCACCGTAAAAAGAAAATATGCAGATGCAAAAGTGGTGAACAGAAACAATGTAGAGCAGAATTTTATGCCTACAGAGAAAATCACAGTTTCTACAGTTCCTTTTGCTAAAAATAATGAATTTGACTACAGCGGAATGCTTTTTTGGATGAATGATAAAGATGCTCACGAATGGGCATGGATCGTTTTCATTCCTATTGTAATTTTCATTGTAACAGCTGTTTCAAACGGAGCAAATATAACAGATGGGATTGATGGTCTCGCCGCAGGAACAAGTACGGTCATACTGCTCACCCTCGCATTCTTTGCCTATATATCAGGGAATATCATCTTTGCAGACTATCTCAATATCATGTTCCTCCCCAATATGGGTGAAACCACCATTTTTGTCGTCGCCATGGTAGGTGCAGTAATCGGGTTTTTCTGGTATAATACCTATCCTGCACAGGTTTTCATGGGCGATACAGGAAGTTTGATGCTGGGAGGAGTGATTGCCGTTTTAGCAATTATTTTAAGAAAAGAATTAATGATTCCTGTCTTATGCGGAATCTTCTTAATAGAAAACATCTCTGTAATGCTTCAGGTGATTGTTTTCAAATACAGAAAGAAAAAATACGGGCTGGAATATGCCCAAAATAATAGATTGTTTAAGATGTCTCCGCTGCATCACCATTATCAGAAAGAAGGTTTTCACGAAAGTAAGATCGTCAACAGAATGGTAATCATCGGCGTAATGCTGGCAATTGTATGTCTAATCACATTAAAAGTGAGATAA
- a CDS encoding response regulator: MFKKILIAEDHESINFSVQKTLEELNIPNVDYVYYCDDALAKVKKAIRENEPYDLLITDLYYEEDHHPQNIKDGKELIQEIRKDQPSLKAIVFSAEHKSGIIDSLFTEYKINGYVRKARNDSKELKKAIASVYVNENYLSLDLKQEVKKLNSYEFSPYDITLVSLLSQGVLQKNIPVYLQNNNIKPNSLSSIEKKLNTIKEELQVSSNEQLVAFCKDLGII, encoded by the coding sequence ATGTTCAAAAAAATTTTAATTGCCGAAGACCACGAGAGTATTAATTTTTCAGTGCAGAAAACATTAGAAGAACTCAACATTCCGAATGTTGATTACGTATATTATTGCGATGATGCCTTAGCAAAAGTAAAAAAAGCGATCCGTGAAAATGAGCCTTATGATCTGCTAATTACTGATCTTTATTACGAAGAAGACCATCATCCACAAAACATAAAAGACGGAAAAGAACTGATCCAGGAGATAAGGAAAGACCAGCCCTCATTAAAAGCTATCGTATTTTCCGCTGAACATAAATCCGGAATTATAGATTCCCTCTTTACAGAATACAAAATCAACGGTTACGTGCGTAAAGCCCGCAATGATTCCAAAGAGCTGAAGAAAGCAATTGCTTCCGTATACGTCAATGAGAACTATTTGTCTCTTGATCTTAAACAGGAAGTAAAAAAACTGAACAGTTATGAATTCTCCCCTTATGACATTACCTTAGTTTCTCTTCTTTCACAGGGTGTTTTACAGAAAAACATTCCGGTTTATCTTCAAAATAATAATATTAAACCGAACAGTTTAAGCAGCATCGAAAAAAAATTAAATACCATAAAAGAAGAACTTCAGGTGAGCAGCAATGAGCAGTTAGTCGCTTTTTGTAAAGATCTGGGAATTATTTAA
- a CDS encoding FtsL-like putative cell division protein yields the protein MAKRPIYRPQKKLTFIDVIKGNFLNRDEIKIYYKYFLLLFVLMMAMIYSNHLVNKKIKIVNALKEETEEYKSRNAYAQSKLIKVKMESELGKEMVRDSLMTLENHPHKLLIKLDSTDAKTK from the coding sequence GTGGCAAAAAGACCAATATACCGTCCTCAGAAGAAACTCACTTTTATAGATGTTATAAAAGGGAATTTTCTGAATCGTGATGAGATAAAAATATATTATAAATATTTTTTACTGCTCTTTGTTTTGATGATGGCAATGATCTACAGCAATCACCTGGTGAATAAAAAGATCAAAATTGTAAATGCTTTAAAAGAGGAAACAGAAGAATATAAATCTCGAAACGCTTACGCCCAAAGTAAGCTGATAAAAGTAAAAATGGAATCTGAACTTGGGAAAGAAATGGTCCGGGACTCATTAATGACTCTGGAAAACCACCCACACAAACTATTAATAAAATTAGATAGTACAGATGCAAAAACAAAATGA
- a CDS encoding DUF6232 family protein, which translates to MEAQIQNEVTFYKDSFVRVTQSRYVTQSKTYAMRNISSVHIFEIIKSRAKAVFLMIFGLFFLLSKDIFWVGLIIIALGIWWLTSIKNEYTVRISTNAGEADSIVSTNRDYIQKIVNALNDAIIHRG; encoded by the coding sequence ATGGAAGCACAAATTCAAAATGAAGTAACATTCTATAAAGATAGTTTTGTCAGAGTTACTCAATCTAGATATGTAACCCAATCAAAAACTTATGCAATGAGAAATATTTCTTCTGTCCATATTTTTGAAATTATAAAAAGCAGAGCAAAAGCCGTTTTCCTGATGATTTTTGGATTATTTTTCCTGCTCTCAAAAGATATATTTTGGGTAGGATTAATTATAATCGCCTTAGGAATCTGGTGGCTTACATCTATTAAAAATGAGTATACAGTAAGAATAAGCACTAATGCCGGAGAAGCAGATAGTATTGTATCAACAAACAGAGACTACATTCAAAAAATCGTAAATGCATTGAACGATGCAATAATCCATCGAGGATAA
- a CDS encoding YegP family protein — protein MGKFVITKRKDNEYQFNLKTVNGETILTSEGYTTKANCRKGIDSVKVNSPLDARYDRKEAKNKQLYFNLKAGNGEIISTSEMYNSSSARDNGIESVKKNAPNAEIEDKTGE, from the coding sequence ATGGGAAAATTTGTAATTACAAAAAGAAAGGACAATGAATATCAATTCAACCTTAAAACAGTGAACGGAGAAACAATCCTTACAAGTGAAGGATATACTACAAAAGCAAATTGTAGAAAGGGAATTGATTCTGTTAAAGTAAATTCCCCTTTAGATGCCCGCTATGATAGAAAAGAGGCCAAAAATAAACAGCTCTATTTTAATCTAAAGGCTGGTAATGGAGAAATCATAAGTACTAGTGAAATGTATAACAGCTCCAGTGCAAGAGACAATGGAATAGAATCTGTTAAAAAGAACGCACCAAATGCCGAAATAGAGGATAAAACAGGCGAATAA
- the rsmH gene encoding 16S rRNA (cytosine(1402)-N(4))-methyltransferase RsmH: MYHNPVLLKQSVDDLVTNPDGIYVDCTFGGGGHSREILTRLSEKGKLFGFDQDLDALKNNIDDPRFTLINQNFRFLENSLLMYGSAKVDGILADLGVSSHQFDEAERGFSTRSNAPLDMRMNVMQSLDAKKVINEYGEEELANIFYYYGELRESRKLARDIVHHRKNKSIETTEDLKKLFSFLPPHKINKFYAQLFQAIRIEVNQELEALKEMLVQSYNILKPEGRLVVISYHSLEDRLVKRFLKNGMFEGEPQRDIYGNYKKAFELLKTKAIIPDDKEIEENSRARSAKMRTGIKL; the protein is encoded by the coding sequence ATGTATCATAACCCCGTTTTGTTGAAGCAAAGTGTTGATGATTTGGTGACGAATCCAGACGGAATATATGTAGACTGTACTTTCGGAGGCGGCGGTCATTCAAGAGAAATTTTGACCAGACTTTCCGAAAAAGGAAAACTATTCGGTTTTGATCAAGACTTAGATGCTCTTAAAAACAATATAGATGATCCTAGATTCACTCTGATCAATCAGAATTTCAGGTTTCTTGAAAATTCTCTGTTAATGTACGGATCAGCTAAGGTAGACGGTATTCTTGCCGACCTTGGAGTGTCATCCCATCAGTTTGATGAGGCAGAAAGAGGTTTCTCTACAAGAAGCAACGCTCCGTTAGACATGAGAATGAATGTAATGCAGAGTCTTGATGCCAAAAAAGTGATCAATGAGTATGGAGAAGAAGAATTGGCCAACATATTTTACTATTACGGTGAATTAAGAGAATCCAGAAAGCTTGCAAGAGATATTGTTCACCACAGAAAAAACAAAAGCATCGAAACTACGGAAGATCTGAAAAAATTATTCAGCTTTCTTCCGCCGCATAAGATCAATAAATTTTATGCACAGCTTTTTCAGGCAATAAGAATTGAAGTAAACCAGGAGCTGGAAGCTTTAAAAGAAATGCTTGTACAGTCTTATAATATTTTAAAACCAGAAGGCAGATTAGTTGTGATCTCTTACCATTCACTAGAAGACCGTCTTGTAAAAAGGTTTTTAAAGAATGGTATGTTTGAGGGAGAACCGCAGAGAGATATTTACGGAAATTATAAAAAGGCATTTGAATTGCTTAAGACCAAAGCAATAATTCCTGACGATAAAGAAATTGAAGAAAACTCCAGAGCGAGAAGTGCAAAAATGAGAACAGGAATAAAATTATAA
- a CDS encoding UDP-N-acetylmuramoyl-L-alanyl-D-glutamate--2,6-diaminopimelate ligase translates to MQLIELLNRIPALEIHGETSREVSELVFDSRKVTENSLYIAVRGTVADGHSFIASSIEKGAGTIVCEELPENLDGNITYVKVKDSSKTLGHLASNFYGNPSKNLKLIGVTGTNGKTSVSTLLFDVFKNLGYDAVLLSTVEIRIGDEVIPATHTTPDIITINQILAKAVDLGCEYAFMEVSSHGISQNRIEGLHFKVAGFTNLTHDHLDYHKTFEEYLKTKKRFFDELEDTAVAVTNIDDKNGNVMLQNTKAKKTSYALKTMADYHGRTLELDFNGMLLNFNGKEFWTTLTGRFNVYNLLLVFGIASELGFQQDEILQAISILKRVSGRFETFKSDGGIFFIVDYAHTPDALENILDSINDIRTKNERLITVFGCGGDRDHSKRPEMGNIASKKSTLAIITSDNPRTEDPSQIIKEIEAGVEPQYFSKYTSIPDRKEAIKMAIKFAEPKDIVLVAGKGHETYQEINGVKHHFDDKEVINELWKLMSK, encoded by the coding sequence ATGCAATTAATTGAATTATTAAATAGAATCCCAGCTTTAGAAATTCACGGTGAAACCAGTCGCGAGGTTTCAGAATTGGTATTCGACAGCAGAAAGGTTACGGAAAACTCTCTCTACATTGCAGTGAGAGGGACAGTTGCAGATGGACATTCATTTATTGCATCTTCTATTGAAAAAGGAGCAGGAACAATTGTTTGTGAAGAACTTCCTGAGAATCTGGATGGAAATATTACTTATGTTAAAGTAAAAGACTCTTCAAAAACTTTAGGACATCTGGCTTCTAATTTCTATGGAAACCCGTCAAAGAATTTAAAATTAATCGGCGTTACAGGTACTAACGGAAAAACTTCTGTTTCTACTCTATTATTTGATGTCTTTAAAAATTTAGGATATGATGCCGTTCTTCTTTCTACCGTAGAAATAAGAATTGGAGATGAAGTAATCCCTGCAACTCATACGACTCCGGATATTATTACCATCAACCAGATTTTAGCGAAAGCCGTTGATCTAGGATGTGAATATGCTTTCATGGAAGTGAGTTCTCACGGTATTTCACAAAACAGAATTGAAGGACTTCATTTTAAAGTAGCCGGATTTACTAATCTTACACACGATCATTTAGATTATCATAAAACGTTTGAGGAATATCTGAAAACAAAGAAAAGATTCTTTGATGAGCTGGAAGATACTGCTGTTGCCGTTACCAATATTGATGATAAGAACGGAAACGTAATGCTTCAGAATACCAAGGCAAAGAAAACTTCTTATGCTTTGAAAACAATGGCAGATTATCACGGAAGAACCCTTGAGCTTGATTTCAACGGAATGCTTTTGAATTTTAACGGGAAAGAATTCTGGACGACATTAACAGGCAGATTTAATGTATACAATTTACTGCTTGTCTTCGGAATTGCTTCTGAATTAGGGTTTCAGCAGGATGAAATTCTTCAGGCCATCAGCATATTAAAAAGAGTTTCAGGAAGGTTTGAAACATTTAAATCAGACGGAGGCATATTTTTTATTGTAGACTATGCACATACTCCGGATGCCCTGGAAAATATTCTGGACAGCATCAATGATATCAGAACAAAAAACGAAAGATTGATCACCGTTTTCGGATGCGGAGGAGACAGAGATCACTCCAAAAGACCTGAAATGGGAAACATTGCTTCTAAAAAATCGACTTTAGCAATCATCACTTCAGACAACCCGAGAACAGAAGATCCTTCACAAATTATAAAAGAAATTGAAGCAGGCGTTGAACCTCAGTATTTCAGCAAATACACTTCAATTCCCGATAGAAAAGAAGCCATAAAAATGGCAATAAAGTTTGCAGAACCGAAAGATATTGTTTTAGTAGCCGGAAAAGGACACGAAACCTATCAGGAGATTAATGGTGTAAAACATCATTTTGACGATAAAGAGGTGATTAATGAGCTTTGGAAATTAATGAGCAAGTAA